In a genomic window of Aricia agestis chromosome 2, ilAriAges1.1, whole genome shotgun sequence:
- the LOC121739587 gene encoding myophilin: MAPRNKEQEQEVLTWISAVIGEPLPKGEYEDILKDGVLLCKLANKLSPGSVKKIQERGTNFQLMENIQRFQAAIKKYGVPEEEIFQTADLFERRNIPQVTLCLYALGRITQKHPEWTGPQLGPKMADKNERTFTEEQLRAHNAELNLQMGFNKGASQSGHGGFGNTRHM; this comes from the exons ATGGCT CCTAGGAACAAGGAACAGGAGCAGGAGGTCCTGACCTGGATATCTGCCGTGATCGGGGAGCCGCTGCCGAAGGGAGAGTACGAGGATATCCTCAAGGATGGAGTCCTCCTGTGCAAGCTCGCCAACAAACTGTCCCCGGGATCGGTGAAGAAAATCCAGGAGAGGGGCACCAATTTCCAGTTGATGGAGAATATCCAGAG ATTCCAAGCTGCGATTAAGAAATACGGAGTGCCGGAGGAGGAGATTTTCCAGACTGCTGATTTATTCGAAAGACGCAACATTCCCCAAGTGACCTTATGTTTATACGCTCTAGGCAGAATT ACACAAAAGCACCCTGAATGGACCGGTCCACAATTGGGCCCCAAGATGGCGGACAAGAACGAGAGGACGTTCACTGAGGAGCAGCTGAGGGCGCACAATGCCGAGCTGAACCTCCAGATGGGATTCAACAAGGGTGCCTCTCAGTCTGGCCATGGAGGTTTTGGCAACACTCGccatatgtaa